The sequence below is a genomic window from Phycisphaerales bacterium AB-hyl4.
AGTGTGTGAAGCCGACGAGCATGCTCACCGCCGCGGCGCCGAACATGGTGGTCACCCACGATTGGTTGATTTCCAGGCTGAGCGATCGGGCAATGACGAGCGACAGCGCCACCGCCGTGCCGGCTATGGCTGCAATCCCCAAGCTCTGAAAACGCGCTCGCCGCAACTGAACCTCCCCTTTGCCGAACGTCGAAGCGACCACTTGCGTGCGCAAGCGGTGCGTCGACTGAACACTTGATCGGCGATATCAGAGGTCCGATTTACTTGACTGTGCATTCTCAGCAGCAAGTGATCGCAAGCTGTGTTGAAGGAAGGTCCGATTACCAGGCGAAACTCATCGCCACCGACCCGTGGTGGCTGACGAAGTGGCTGTTGAGCGTTGCGTCGTAGTGCACGCCGAGGCTGGTGCGTTCGTTAAGTTGCCAGCCGAGGCCCGTGCCGAGGACAGCGGTGTGGCGGTCGACGGTGGCGGACTCGACGGTGAACGCGTCGACGGCGTCGGCGAAGCGGGCGGTCACGGGGCCGGCGTCGTCGAGGAACTCGTAGACCCATCGGCCGCGCAAGTGCAGCATGAGGTGCGCGTCGGGCTGCTGGTAGAGGCTGCGCGACAGGTTGAAGCCGAGGCTGGATCGAAGCGACTGCGTGCTCTCGGCGTTGACCTGAAGGTTGGCCGAGCCCGCGCCGGACTCGCTGAAGCCCGCGCGGCGGAGGTAGACATACTGCACGCCCGCGATGGGTTGGAAGGCCCATGCGTCCTGCTGAAACTTTCGGCCGACCTCGAAGGCGAGCCCAAGGTGGCCGCCGTTGTACTTGGCTTTGCCTTGGCGATCGTAGTCGGCGAAGCGGATGCGGCGCTGCGAGTCGTAGCGTTGATAGCCTGCGAACGCACTGCCGAGGCCGTACCACGCCTGCTCGTTGTATCGCGCGTGCACGCCGACCTGGTAGTGGTCGATGTCGTGTCGATGTCGATCGTGATCGCTGTTGACGCGCGTGCGTGCGTATGCGGCGCGGCCGCCGACGAGCCAGTGGTCGTCGACTTCGCGGTCGATGCCGACCATCATGCCGCCGCTCCAGTAGTCGTAGCCGGTGGCGGTGGCGTTGCGTGAGCCGCTGACGTCGCCGTACTCACCAAAGCCCTGGACCCAGGGCATCCATCGGCCGGGCTGGTCGCGTTGGCCCGCCATCGGGTCTGCGAAGAACGGCTGAACGTTGCTGCCCGCCAGCGCGAGCGGCTGGCCGACCTCGGCGTTGAATGCGGGGCTGTCGAGGTCGCTTGCGATGTGAGCGCCGGGTCGGATGCGGTTGAAGGCGGACTCTTGTGCGCGGGCGAGGGTTTGCAGTGTGGCGGTTGCGCCGCTGCCGATGGTTTCGCCGGTGAGTTGCTGGATGGCGTTTTGTTTGCCTGCGTCGTCGAGTGATTCGAGATTCTGGAAGAGGTCGACCATGTCGCCGGTGGCGGTGGTGAATCGGCTTTCGAGGTATCGGCCGACGGCGCGTTCGCCGCGGTTTCGGCCGAGCGATTCGTAGTCGGGCGTGTTGAAGACGATGGCGAAACGGGCGCTGTCGGCGGTGTAGCTGAGTTCGGTGGTGAACAGGTAGCTGAGGTTTTCGTGGGTGATGTTGTCGAACGTGCCCGTTCGGCCGTCGGCGGCGTGGAGGAAGGTGTACTGCGTGCCGGCGGTGTAGTCGCCGGGCTGGGCGACGACGTGAACGCTGCCGCCTTCGAGCGTGGCGTGGCCGGTGATGTCGACGAGGTCGTTGTTGACGCCGGGGGTGTTGCCTGCGTCGTTGAATTCGATGCGCAGGGTGGCGGCGGCTTCGTGGGTGTAGTCGCCCTGGATGGTGATCGTGCCGATGGAGTTGCCGGGGCTGAGGATGCCGGCGTTGGTGAGGCTGCCGGCGATGATGCCGTCGCCGGAGAGGATGGCGTCGCTGGAGATGAAGGCGTCGCCGGCGATGGAGCCGGTGAGGTGGAGTTCGCCTTCGTTGATGTGTGTGTCGCCGGTGTAGGTGAAGTTGGTGGGGAGGACGAGCGTGCCCTGGCCGGTCTTGGTGATGCCACCGGGGCCTGAGATCATCTCTGCGAAGACGAGTGCGTTGTTTTCGGAGACGCCGATCTGCGCGTTGATGTTGTGCATGAGGTAGAGGCCCGCGCCGTCGGTCGTGCCGGCGCTGCCGCTGAAGATCGTGCCGCTGCCGCCTTGGCCGGCGGTGATGCCGCTGCCGGAGATGTTGGGGTCGATGATGGTGAGCGAGCCGCCTTCGCGTACGAAGATGGCTCCGCCGTAGGCATCGCCGCCGCCGCCGCCGACCTGGTAGTTGCTGCCATCGCCGCCGCCGAAGCCGCCTGTGCCAGGCGAGGGGCCTGCGCTGAAGTTGACGCCGCGTCCGCCGCCGCCTGCACCGAAGCCGCCATCGCCGCCGCTGCGGTTGATGCCGCCGCCGCCGCCCCCGCCGAAGTCGCCGCCCTGCCCTGCCGCGCCGCCGCTGGTGCCGCTGCCGTCACCGCCGCCGCCGCCGCCGCCGCCGTGCGTTTGGCCGGGGCTGCCTTGCTGCCCTTCGCTGCCGCCGTCGCCGCCGGGCCCGCCGCCGCTGCCGCCGTTGTCGCCGGGGTTGGTGACACCGCCACCGCCACCGCCGGTGGTGGATACGCCGCTGCCACCCGCCGCGCCCTGTCCGCCACCGCCGCCGCCAGCCGTGCCGCCGCCGGGCCCGCCATCGCCGCCGAGTCCGCCGCCGCCGCCACCGCCTTGTGGTGCACCGCCGCCGCCGAAGGCGTTGCCGCCGTCGCCGCCGCGGGCGTGGTTGTCGGTGAGTGTGACGTTGGAGAGGGTGACGTGTGCGTGTTCGTTGACGAACAGTGCGCCGCCGGCACCCATGCCGCCGCCGCCCGCGCCGGAGTTGGCACCGTCGCCGCCGCGGCCGCCCTGGGCGAGGCCGTCGACGAGGTTGAGGTTGTGGATGGTGACGTTGCCCTGGTCGACGAAGAAGATGCGGTGTTGGCCCTGGCCGGAGATGGTCAGGCCTGCGCCGCCTTCGACGACGAGGTCGCTTGCGATCAGGGGCAGGGCGCTGTCGAGGGCGAGGGTCTGGCCGGCGAGGCTGGCGTCGAATTGGATGGTGCTGGCGCTGCCGGAGGCGTTGGCCTGGGCAATGGCGTCGCGGAACGAGCCTGCGCCGGCGTCGTGGGTGTTGGTGACGACGATCGGCGAGGCGAGGGCGCTGCCAGCGGTGACGAGGCTCGTCAACAGAACCAGCAGCCGACCGGCCCGCGTGATGCGCGTGTGTCCATCCATGCTGAACCTGCCTTTACGTTCGTCGTTTCGGCCGTGAGGTGAGCAGCCGACTGCTCGATCACGTGGGGGAGAGAAGCATGACCCCTGCCGCGGTATCGTTATAAACATCGGCAGAATCAGGGACTTTACGTGAGTTTGCCGGGCTTTCCCGAAGCTGTCGCGACGGGCTGCGGGGCAGCGTGGCCGAGGGTGGTTGCGTCATTTGCGTGTGTCGCGGAAGCTACGCGGAATGTCGAGCGTGCAATCGACCGTTGATGAGGCCCGGATGCAGGTGAACCCGCCCCGGCCGGGCGAGCGCGGGCGGTGGCTGCCGCCGATGGGCAATGTGGCGGCGGTGGCGGCGGGCGGGATGATCGGGGCGGTGCTGCGGGTGGGGTTCGTGGTGGTGTTTCCGAACTCGGCGGGGCAGTTTCCGTGGACGACGTTCGTGGAGAACGTGGTCGGGGCGTTTTTGCTCGGGTGGGTGCTGGTGATGCTGCTCGAACGATGGCGGCCGCGGTGGTC
It includes:
- a CDS encoding autotransporter domain-containing protein, giving the protein MDGHTRITRAGRLLVLLTSLVTAGSALASPIVVTNTHDAGAGSFRDAIAQANASGSASTIQFDASLAGQTLALDSALPLIASDLVVEGGAGLTISGQGQHRIFFVDQGNVTIHNLNLVDGLAQGGRGGDGANSGAGGGGMGAGGALFVNEHAHVTLSNVTLTDNHARGGDGGNAFGGGGAPQGGGGGGGLGGDGGPGGGTAGGGGGGQGAAGGSGVSTTGGGGGGVTNPGDNGGSGGGPGGDGGSEGQQGSPGQTHGGGGGGGGDGSGTSGGAAGQGGDFGGGGGGGINRSGGDGGFGAGGGGRGVNFSAGPSPGTGGFGGGDGSNYQVGGGGGDAYGGAIFVREGGSLTIIDPNISGSGITAGQGGSGTIFSGSAGTTDGAGLYLMHNINAQIGVSENNALVFAEMISGPGGITKTGQGTLVLPTNFTYTGDTHINEGELHLTGSIAGDAFISSDAILSGDGIIAGSLTNAGILSPGNSIGTITIQGDYTHEAAATLRIEFNDAGNTPGVNNDLVDITGHATLEGGSVHVVAQPGDYTAGTQYTFLHAADGRTGTFDNITHENLSYLFTTELSYTADSARFAIVFNTPDYESLGRNRGERAVGRYLESRFTTATGDMVDLFQNLESLDDAGKQNAIQQLTGETIGSGATATLQTLARAQESAFNRIRPGAHIASDLDSPAFNAEVGQPLALAGSNVQPFFADPMAGQRDQPGRWMPWVQGFGEYGDVSGSRNATATGYDYWSGGMMVGIDREVDDHWLVGGRAAYARTRVNSDHDRHRHDIDHYQVGVHARYNEQAWYGLGSAFAGYQRYDSQRRIRFADYDRQGKAKYNGGHLGLAFEVGRKFQQDAWAFQPIAGVQYVYLRRAGFSESGAGSANLQVNAESTQSLRSSLGFNLSRSLYQQPDAHLMLHLRGRWVYEFLDDAGPVTARFADAVDAFTVESATVDRHTAVLGTGLGWQLNERTSLGVHYDATLNSHFVSHHGSVAMSFAW
- a CDS encoding CrcB family protein, producing MSSVQSTVDEARMQVNPPRPGERGRWLPPMGNVAAVAAGGMIGAVLRVGFVVVFPNSAGQFPWTTFVENVVGAFLLGWVLVMLLERWRPRWSSVQPFLCTGVLGSFTTFSNFSVEWTLLANDGRLWLAVGYPAASVAAGLAAAGLGMLLARRMRPAGRGSSRAAPGSAEREGGA